From one Populus alba chromosome 17, ASM523922v2, whole genome shotgun sequence genomic stretch:
- the LOC118031804 gene encoding 2-oxoglutarate-dependent dioxygenase 19-like has product MQPVKKVVTKAETASLLPSQAFPSQPTKITSIKTLAESPGLTSIPAAYTFTPDLHDQVTCVPEGSIPVIDYSLLISGTPDQRSKTVHELGRACQDWGFFTVVNHGVPENLLSSILDGCKGFFDLPEEEKQEFKGNHVLDPIRSGTSFNVSVEKAFYWRDFLKVFVHPVFYSPTKPAGLSEISLEYSQRVREVARGLLKGISESLGLEGSYIDKALNLEQGKQIFIANLYPTCPQPELAMGMPPHSDHGLLTLLIQNGIGGLQIQHKGKWVNVGALPNSFLVNTGDHLEILSNGRYKSVMHRAMVNSKATRISIAMAHGPSLDSVVSPAPELLASSKGNEPAAYAGMKYKDYLELQQSNKLDGKSCLDRVRIPAV; this is encoded by the exons ATGCAACCTGTGAAAAAAGTTGTTACCAAAG CTGAAACAGCTTCCCTTCTTCCCTCACAAGCATTTCCTAGTCAACCTACCAAGATAACAAGCATCAAAACGTTAGCTGAATCTCCTGGTCTCACCTCCATCCCCGCCGCTTACACCTTCACTCCTGATCTCCATGACCAGGTAACTTGTGTCCCAGAAGGCTCCATTCCTGTCATAGATTATTCTCTTCTTATTTCAGGCACTCCCGATCAACGGTCTAAAACAGTTCATGAACTTGGCAGAGCCTGTCAGGACTGGGGCTTCTTCACG gTGGTCAATCATGGGGTGCCGGAGAACCTTCTCAGCTCGATACTTGATGGGTGTAAAGGTTTTTTTGATCTGCCAGAAGAGGAGAAGCAAGAGTTTAAAGGGAACCATGTATTGGACCCAATAAGGTCTGGCACCAGCTTTAATGTTTCCGTGGAAAAGGCTTTCTATTGGAGGGATTTTCTCAAGGTCTTTGTACATCCGGTGTTCTACTCACCGACCAAACCTGCTGGCCTCAG tgAGATTTCATTAGAGTACTCCCAAAGAGTTAGAGAAGTAGCAAGGGGGTTACTGAAAGGAATATCAGAAAGTTTGGGATTGGAAGGAAGCTACATAGACAAGGCACTGAATTTGGAACAGgggaaacaaatatttattgcaAACTTGTATCCAACTTGTCCACAGCCAGAGCTTGCAATGGGCATGCCCCCTCATTCAGATCATGGCTTGTTGACACTTCTAATCCAAAATGGAATTGGTGGCCTTCAAATTCAGCACAAAGGGAAGTGGGTCAATGTCGGTGCCCTCCCCAACTCCTTCCTGGTTAACACTGGAGATCACCTCGAG atTTTGAGCAATGGAAGGTACAAGAGTGTTATGCACCGAGCAATGGTGAACAGCAAGGCTACAAGGATATCCATAGCTATGGCACATGGACCATCACTAGACTCAGTCGTTAGCCCAGCACCAGAGTTACTAGCGAGCAGTAAAGGCAATGAACCTGCAGCATACGCTGGTATGAAATACAAAGACTACCTGGAACTTCAGCAGAGCAACAAGCTGGATGGGAAATCTTGCTTGGATCGAGTTCGAATTCCAGCAGTTTAG
- the LOC118031807 gene encoding pentatricopeptide repeat-containing protein At5g09450, mitochondrial codes for MASGLLFLSLTRSKLGSLCALEKWKPVRLLSSGGALRSESEFLEEEGLKSKENEDDLKGRIFRLRLPKRSVTNVIDKWVREGNTVSASELRHISKELRKSQRFKHALEISEWMVTHEDFELSDTDHASRIDLMTKVFGVDAAERYFDGLPLAAKTTETYTALIHSYAAAKLIEKAEEFYKRIKGSNLSFTALMYNEMMTLYMSVGQLEKVSQVVEELKHQKVAPDIFTYNLWISSCAAALNIDKVRRILDEMSQDSGVNDDWMRYIKIANIYVTAGHLVNAESSTAAVVEAEKKITQREWITYDFLVILYAGLGKKDKIDQIWKSLRMTNQKMTSRNFVCILSSYLMLGHLKEVGEIVDQWKQSTTTDFDISACNRLLDAISCLGLTEIANNFHMLLIERNCDPKHISE; via the exons ATGGCATCTGGGttgctcttcctctctctcacaAG ATCCAAACTGGGATCTCTATGTGCATTAGAGAAATGGAAACCTGTTAGGCTTCTTTCTTCAGGTGGTGCTTTAAGAAGTGAAAGTGAATTCCTTGAAGAAGAGGGATTgaaatcaaaggaaaatgaaGATGACTTGAAGGGTAGAATTTTCAGGCTTAGACTACCGAAGAGAAGTGTAACAAATGTTATAGATAAATGGGTCAGAGAAGGAAACACTGTTTCTGCTTCTGAGTTAAGGCATATCTCTAAAGAGCTAAGGAAGTCTCAGCGTTTCAAGCATGCACTTGAG ATATCAGAATGGATGGTTACACATGAAGATTTTGAGTTATCAGACACTGACCATGCAAGCCGTATTGACTTGATGACAAAAGTTTTTGGTGTTGATGCTGCTGAGCGCTACTTTGATGGTCTACCTCTTGCAGCAAAAACTACTGAAACCTACACTGCTCTCATCCATTCTTATGCTGCAGCGAAATTGATTGAAAAGGCTGAGGAATTTTACAAGAGAATAAAGGGGTCAAACTTGTCCTTCACTGCTCTCATGTACAATGAGATGATGACTTTATACATGTCAGTTGGACAGCTGGAGAAAGTCTCTCAAGTTGTTGAAGAACTGAAACATCAGAAGGTTGCTCCAGATATCTTCACTTACAATCTCTGGATAAGTTCATGTGCTGCAGCTCTAAATATTGATAAAGTTAGAAGGATTTTGGATGAGATGAGCCAAGACTCTGGTGTTAATGATGATTGGATGAGATACATTAAGATAGCCAACATATATGTCACAGCAGGTCATCTTGTGAATGCAGAGTCCAGCACTGCCGCTGTAGTTGAAGCCGAGAAAAAAATCACTCAAAGAGAATGGATAACGTATGATTTCCTTGTTATCCTATATGCAGGTTTaggaaagaaagataaaatcgACCAAATCTGGAAATCCTTGAGAATGACTAACCAGAAAATGACCAGCAGAAACTTTGTATGCATTCTTTCTTCATATCTGATGCTTGGACATTTGAAAGAAGTGGGAGAAATTGTTGATCAATGGAAACAATCTACCACTACAGACTTTGATATCTCTGCATGCAATAGGCTTTTGGATGCGATCTCTTGTTTGGGACTAACTGAAATTGCCAACAACTTCCATATGCTACTGATTGAAAGGAATTGTGACCCCAAACATATATCAGAGTAA